Proteins from a genomic interval of Tachyglossus aculeatus isolate mTacAcu1 chromosome 8, mTacAcu1.pri, whole genome shotgun sequence:
- the SLC13A3 gene encoding solute carrier family 13 member 3 isoform X1, whose amino-acid sequence MAAVAALAKKLWCIRRVLVLLGTPLLLTPLLFSLPPKEGKCLFVILLMALYWCTEALPLSVTALLPIILFPFMGILPSSKVCPQYFLDTNFLFLSGLIMASAIEEWNLHRRIALKVLMLVGVQPARLILGMMMTTSFLSMWLSNTASTAMMLPIAIAILKSLFGEKEATRELCRDNEEVAAGVQRNGLYTVPTELRFLASAEDKERPEEVEAAPEGSGDAKKEEEARKNIWKSFLISIPYAASIGGTATLTGTAPNLILLGQLKSFFPKCDVVNFGSWFVFALPLMLLFLLSGWLWITFLYVGINLRGWMKKKSEIRADAEDRARAVIREDYQKLGPIKFAEQAVFFFFCLFAILLFSRDPKFIPGWASLFTPGFLSDAVTGVTIVTMLFFFPSQKPSFKWWFDLKAPNTEMEPLLTWKKAQESVPWNIILLLGGGFAMAKGCEESGLSQWIGGRLHPLENMPPAVAVLLITVVIALFTEFASNTATIIIFLPVLAELAIRLRVNPLYLMIPGTIGCSYAFMLPVSTPPNSIAFASGHLLVKDMVRTGLLMNLMGVLLLSLAMNTWAQSIFQLGTFPNWADIHADNITGLLSQVSNGTLGPLLKV is encoded by the exons GAAGGAAAGTGCCTCTTCGTTATCCTGCTCATGGCCCTGTACTGGTGCACGGAGGCCCTGCCCCTGTCGGTGACGGCTCTGCTCCCCATCATCCTGTTTCCTTTCATGGGGATCCTGCCTTCCAGCAAGGTCTGCCCGCAGTACTTCTTGGACACCAACTTCCTCTTCCTCAGCGGGCTGATCATGGCTTCTGCCATTGAAGAGTGGAACCTGCACCGCCGAATTGCTCTGAAAGTCCTGATGCTGGTGGGCGTTCAGCCGGCCAG GCTCATCCTCGGGATGATGATGACCACTTCCTTCCTGTCCATGTGGCTAAGCAACACCGCTTCCACCGCCATGATGCTGCCCATCGCCATCGCCATCCTGAAGAGTCTGTTCGGAGAGAAGGAAGCCACCAGGGAGCTCTGCCGAGACAATGAGGAAGTGGCAG CTGGTGTTCAGAGAAATGGCCTGTACACCGTCCCCACTGAGTTGCGATTTCTGGCCAGCGCAGAGGA CAAAGAGCGGCCGGAAGAGGTGGAGGCTGCCCCTGAGGGCTCCGGTGATgccaagaaggaagaggaggcccgGAAAAACATCTGGAAAAGCTTCCTCATTTCCATCCCCTACGCGGCCAGCATCGGTGGCACTGCCACGCTCACGGGCACTGCTCCCAACCTCATTCTGCTGGGTCAACTGAAGAG TTTCTTCCCCAAGTGCGACGTGGTGAACTTTGGGTCCTGGTTTGTCTTTGCGCTGCCTCTAATGCTGCTGTTCCTCCTCTCCGGGTGGCTGTGGATCACCTTCTTGTATGTCGGCATTAACCTGAG GGGCTGGATGAAGAAGAAGTCTGAAATCAGAGCAGATGCTGAAGACCGAGCCCGGGCAGTTATCAGAGAGGATTACCAAAAGCTGGGGCCAATCAA GTTTGCCGAACAGgcggtcttcttcttcttctgcttgttCGCCATCTTGCTCTTCTCCAGGGACCCAAAGTTCATTCCCGGCTGGGCCAGCCTATTCACCCCCGG CTTTCTCTCAGATGCTGTCACTGGAGTTACCATTGTAACAATGCTGTTCTTCTTCCCATCGCAAAAGCCATCTTTTAAGTGGTGGTTTGACTTGAAAG CTCCCAACACGGAGATGGAGCCCCTGCTGACCTGGAAAAAGGCTCAGGAATCCGTGCCCTGGAACATAATTCTGCTGCTGGGAGGAGGGTTCGCCATGGCCAAAGGCTGTGAG GAATCGGGACTGTCCCAGTGGATCGGCGGGAGACTTCACCCTCTGGAGAACATGCCGCCCGCAGTAGCCGTGCTGCTTATCACCGTGGTCATCGCCCTCTTCACCGAGTTTGCCAGCAACAcggccaccatcatcatcttcctccctgtcctggcTGAACTG GCCATTAGACTGAGAGTCAATCCCTTGTATCTAATGATCCCAGGCACCATCGGTTGTTCCTATGCTTTCATGCTCCCTGTTTCAACGCCTCCCAACTCCATCGCCTTTGCATCTGGACACTTACTGGTCAAAGACATG GTGCGGACTGGCCTACTCATGAACCTGATGGGTGTTCTGCTCCTGAGCTTGGCCATGAATACCTGGGCCCAGAGCATCTTCCAACTGGGGACTTTCCCCAACTGGGCGGACATCCACGCCGACAACATCACGGGCCTCCTGTCCCAGGTGTCCAACGGGACGCTCGGACCCCTCCTCAAAGTCTGA
- the SLC13A3 gene encoding solute carrier family 13 member 3 isoform X2: MAAVAALAKKLWCIRRVLVLLGTPLLLTPLLFSLPPKEGKCLFVILLMALYWCTEALPLSVTALLPIILFPFMGILPSSKVCPQYFLDTNFLFLSGLIMASAIEEWNLHRRIALKVLMLVGVQPARLILGMMMTTSFLSMWLSNTASTAMMLPIAIAILKSLFGEKEATRELCRDNEEVAAGVQRNGLYTVPTELRFLASAEDKERPEEVEAAPEGSGDAKKEEEARKNIWKSFLISIPYAASIGGTATLTGTAPNLILLGQLKRGWMKKKSEIRADAEDRARAVIREDYQKLGPIKFAEQAVFFFFCLFAILLFSRDPKFIPGWASLFTPGFLSDAVTGVTIVTMLFFFPSQKPSFKWWFDLKAPNTEMEPLLTWKKAQESVPWNIILLLGGGFAMAKGCEESGLSQWIGGRLHPLENMPPAVAVLLITVVIALFTEFASNTATIIIFLPVLAELAIRLRVNPLYLMIPGTIGCSYAFMLPVSTPPNSIAFASGHLLVKDMVRTGLLMNLMGVLLLSLAMNTWAQSIFQLGTFPNWADIHADNITGLLSQVSNGTLGPLLKV; encoded by the exons GAAGGAAAGTGCCTCTTCGTTATCCTGCTCATGGCCCTGTACTGGTGCACGGAGGCCCTGCCCCTGTCGGTGACGGCTCTGCTCCCCATCATCCTGTTTCCTTTCATGGGGATCCTGCCTTCCAGCAAGGTCTGCCCGCAGTACTTCTTGGACACCAACTTCCTCTTCCTCAGCGGGCTGATCATGGCTTCTGCCATTGAAGAGTGGAACCTGCACCGCCGAATTGCTCTGAAAGTCCTGATGCTGGTGGGCGTTCAGCCGGCCAG GCTCATCCTCGGGATGATGATGACCACTTCCTTCCTGTCCATGTGGCTAAGCAACACCGCTTCCACCGCCATGATGCTGCCCATCGCCATCGCCATCCTGAAGAGTCTGTTCGGAGAGAAGGAAGCCACCAGGGAGCTCTGCCGAGACAATGAGGAAGTGGCAG CTGGTGTTCAGAGAAATGGCCTGTACACCGTCCCCACTGAGTTGCGATTTCTGGCCAGCGCAGAGGA CAAAGAGCGGCCGGAAGAGGTGGAGGCTGCCCCTGAGGGCTCCGGTGATgccaagaaggaagaggaggcccgGAAAAACATCTGGAAAAGCTTCCTCATTTCCATCCCCTACGCGGCCAGCATCGGTGGCACTGCCACGCTCACGGGCACTGCTCCCAACCTCATTCTGCTGGGTCAACTGAAGAG GGGCTGGATGAAGAAGAAGTCTGAAATCAGAGCAGATGCTGAAGACCGAGCCCGGGCAGTTATCAGAGAGGATTACCAAAAGCTGGGGCCAATCAA GTTTGCCGAACAGgcggtcttcttcttcttctgcttgttCGCCATCTTGCTCTTCTCCAGGGACCCAAAGTTCATTCCCGGCTGGGCCAGCCTATTCACCCCCGG CTTTCTCTCAGATGCTGTCACTGGAGTTACCATTGTAACAATGCTGTTCTTCTTCCCATCGCAAAAGCCATCTTTTAAGTGGTGGTTTGACTTGAAAG CTCCCAACACGGAGATGGAGCCCCTGCTGACCTGGAAAAAGGCTCAGGAATCCGTGCCCTGGAACATAATTCTGCTGCTGGGAGGAGGGTTCGCCATGGCCAAAGGCTGTGAG GAATCGGGACTGTCCCAGTGGATCGGCGGGAGACTTCACCCTCTGGAGAACATGCCGCCCGCAGTAGCCGTGCTGCTTATCACCGTGGTCATCGCCCTCTTCACCGAGTTTGCCAGCAACAcggccaccatcatcatcttcctccctgtcctggcTGAACTG GCCATTAGACTGAGAGTCAATCCCTTGTATCTAATGATCCCAGGCACCATCGGTTGTTCCTATGCTTTCATGCTCCCTGTTTCAACGCCTCCCAACTCCATCGCCTTTGCATCTGGACACTTACTGGTCAAAGACATG GTGCGGACTGGCCTACTCATGAACCTGATGGGTGTTCTGCTCCTGAGCTTGGCCATGAATACCTGGGCCCAGAGCATCTTCCAACTGGGGACTTTCCCCAACTGGGCGGACATCCACGCCGACAACATCACGGGCCTCCTGTCCCAGGTGTCCAACGGGACGCTCGGACCCCTCCTCAAAGTCTGA